ACTAGTCGCCTACTCAGCAAGCTATGATGTCGATACCTCTAACATTCGTTATACGATCGATGTGCAATGTGATGACGCTCCCTGCTTCAAGCTTCTACCTCCCGCCTCGCCCTCCCGCCGCAAGTACACAGCTTTGGAACTGGTTGCAGTATTGCGGGCATTGAGGTACAATGAATCGTTTCGGTCTATTTCTTTTAGCGGTGTCAGCTTGGATGCGCTCCAAGGTCTTCGTGACTACCATGGACTGGATAAAGATATGCTTCTAAGCCGTGCAGGCGCTCCGGTTCACATTACAGGTCAAGAGAGTCTCTCCGTTCTGTCCCAGGAGATTCGTGCCCTAACACTGAAGAGCAATTGGCTTCGGCGCTTGGACTTCTCTTATACTCTGAGCCGAACCCCCAAATCCGACAATGAAAGCCACGATCCAGGTTGCGGTATTCCAGAGGCGATCTTTCCGATATGTCGCCGGGAGCTGACAAGTGTAGATTGGGTTGTACTGAACGGCATCAAACTAGGGGACTCGGATCTCGATTACCTCGTAGACGCAGCCTCTCAAGGAGCAAGTCAGATGCGAGCATTAGAGGTAGGCAACTGCGGCTTATCGGTTCACGACCTCGACCTGTTACTTTCCACCACCGTCGCTCAAGCTCACACGCTGGAAGCAATCAATATTTCAGGCGTGCAGGGCCGACTGAGCCCCGATATCCTTCAACAGTATCTTGGCTACTTTAAGCGGGTCAAGAAACTTGACTTATCACGCATCTCCAGGACGTCGGGACCAGATCCGTTGATAACTGCGGAGACCTTGATCAACTGGCAGCTCGAGGAGCTCTCATTGAGTCGGACCAAAGTAAACCGAGAGACGGTGGATGCAATTGCTACCTACCTGGCCAGCGATCGGTCCCGAGGGTTGCGTGTGCTTCGGCTTGACCAATGTGGGCTAACAGGGCAGGACGTGGCTATCCTTTTACATTCATCGGTGGTCCCAGATTGTGCTCGCGACCTACATTTACATGTCAATGAAAACCGACTAGACTTAGGATGCTCGTTTCTCTTCGACGCACTTGCGAAAAGCAAGTCGCCACCCCATCTATCAATGCGAATGATCGACTtcaaaaaggaagagcagTTTCAGGATTTGGTCGAGGCTCTGCGCAAAAACCGATCTCTGAAGTATCTTGATATCTCGAAAGCATCCCTGCCGTACGATGCAGGGCCGGAAACGTGCAGAGCACTGCAGTTAATGTTCGAAGAGAACGAGACGTTGGAAGATTTGGATATCAGTGGAGAGAGTGCCCACCTAGATGTAGCGAGATTTGGCATTGGTCTCAATCTGGCGCTGACTGGTCTCAAAAAGAACAAGTCCTTGAAAGTGCTAAGAATTGAGCACCAAAAACTCGGGCTACAGGGCGCGAGTACACTGGCTTCCGTACTGGAGGAGAATGACTGTCTTCGTGAGGTCTATTGTGAAAACAACGACATCAATTTACAGTCGTTCACCGTTCTAGTTAACGGCCTGCAGCGGAACAAGTCTCTGTTGAGTCTATCATACATGGACCGCGATAGGATCCAGTCACTTGACAAGGTGCGCCGAGAGATCGAAAGCGTCAAACGTGATATGGGCGTCGCGCAAGGTTCCACTACGAGCACGATCCGTCGATCACTAAACGCGGCAAAACATGCGACAGTGGGACATAAATCAAGTAAACATTTGCATGCGCCGGGCCACCTTCGCGCCGGAGTTTCGATGCCCAACAATCTGGCAGCTGCCGAAGCCTCACCTTTCCTATACCACGACATTGAAGTGGTCCTGCAATCCCTGAATCGAAAATGGGACGCGGAGGTTTCTCGCCTACGTCGTTATCTATTTCGAAACTTCAACGTAGCCAATGGGCTTGAGGTTGAAACTGCTGCGCTTGATGGCGACGATGCTGCCAGTGACGGGCGTCCCAACACGGCAGCGAGCCTTGCGACAATGCTGGACAACCTCAAGCTTGACGTAACAGTATCCGAAAAGGAAGTCCAGCCGAGGCCGCAGACAAATACACAACCGTCGCCAAAGGCAAGCGCGCCCAGCGAAGCAAGCCATCTAGACATTTTCCGAAGTCTCGACACGGAAACTAACATACAAATCGAGCCCAAAGTGCGCCCACAGAcagctcctttctcttttgagtATGCACCTCAGATTCTACCGTCTGATTACGCCAGTTCTAGTGGGCCTTCGTCATGGCTAGCAGTGCCGGTTCCTTCTATGCCATCCGTCCTCAATAAATCCAGCAGTGTTCGCAGTGCCCGCAGCTCCAGCACTGTTTCTACCAGTGCGGGTACAGCTGCGAGTGCCCGCAGTTCATATGGTACAACGTCCTCGACGCTAAGGGGATTTCTTAAGGGAGGCGCCTCAAAAGAGCGCAGACGGGCGGAAAAAATGAAACCCGCAGCTGTTTGCGTTTCTCGTGACAGGCCGCCGACGCTGAAATGGTCGCCACCCAAACTTGACCTAGGGGACTTTCGATAGTCCTGCCACTCTTTCAAAGCCCATATAACAAGACGggctcttctccttcgcttTTAAAATGAATCACGAAACCTGAGCCACGAGAACCATTGAAACACATTTTCGCTAGTCGAAAGATTTACCTACTCTAACTATCCCTATGGGATAACCTCgagctttctctctttctctctcaccctttctcttcgtccGAGTCGTCTCCTGACTTCGGTAACGCTTCTCAATCACACGCCTTTAAGCTTGAAGGATGGAAGCGGTTTGCTATCCATTCTAATTGCTTGGCGTCTCTCAtattcttctccctttcctcaATATACCTTGACGTCAGCTAGCTAGCGTTCGCTCTGGCCTGTCTCGGTTGTCTTTTTATCGCTTTTACCCTGATTTTTTTCCCCTTATCCGTCTGCCTCCGGAAAGGCAATCATCCAACCACTAAGAGACGTACTTGGATTGACATTTGCAAGTTTGGCGTATCGGTTTGACGGCGTTCACCTCGTGCTATCTATCCAATTTGAGGGCTTATTCCTCTAGGTGTTTTTGTGAAGTCTATCGGGAAATTTGTTGTTTTTTGAGTTTACTTGATGCTCTAATTGTTAATGTCATAGAACCTATCATCATCGGTCTTGAAGATTGAACCATGGGATTGAATTGGGCTATCGTTTGGGGGGGTTTTGTAGTATGGTGTTAGACTGGATATATAGCGATActacgtatgtatgtatatatgtatatattctgtGAATATAGACGGATTCTGATTATGTTACTTGGCTGTGATTCATTTTGATGTTGGGTAGGTATGTTTCACTTACAGTTTGTCTCCCAAAAAAACACCTCTTGCAACTTCATCAAACTGGTAACCTGGGTGCCTTTCCTCAAGGCCCTTCGGTTACCTTCCATCACTTGGACCTCTCAACGCCATAGGTCTAGTATATAGATTGCGCTAAATGTGAGTAGATTAGGTGTCAAAGAACCGTAAGTAAAGTATATATCAACTAGGAAAAAAGCACAGCCAATCGTATACACAATGCTATCTAGAACCCAGACTCACTACCCTGGGTGGGAACATCAAACAAACGCCATACAGGAAAGGTACAGGCCTAACGCCCTGGATGCAAACACTCCAATCCCACAATCATAAACCCTGGAGTTGGAGACAATATTGTACATAAGATCTTGAGAGGTATCTGCAGAACggagaagaaatattataaagtgGATGAAAGAATGGGGCGCATGACTACACCCTTGTTGATCCCCAAATTTGGCTGATTAGGCTGAATCGTCCAGCACAACGATGCCATTCGCTTTGTCCAGCCTGTTTTCATTCCTGCGGTAGTCTCGTCCCTTCTTGCTGATCTCCCGTAGTCGCCGGATGTATACGTTGTTTGCGACATCTTGTTCATCCTCTCCTCGGCCTGTGAGAGCCTTCTCCCGACGTTTCTGACATGCTGCATACAAGGCGTGTgctttttcccctttcaatTCGCTTAGTTCGTACTCGACATTCCATTCGTCGTATGTTTTCAAGTCGTTGGGCCGGTCAACGATTCTACCGTTGACAAAGTTCTTGGTCACAAGAGTCATTGCAAGTAACTCGCGGCCATTGTTAGGAGCTTTCTCCGCGACTTCATTTTCAACCTCCGAAATGAAAGCCTCGTCAAGTGGCGCTGATGAGTCATATTCCGCTTCATAATCGTCGGGGCCAACTTCTGATGATCTCGTCTCTTCATCAACTGACCTTTCTTGCTTATCAGAACTGCTTGATGGCTGAAGCTCTTCTTTACCATCCGTGGATGGTacgtcttcttcctcggaggGAGCTAGATTCAAGACCCGTCGCTGATACGCATCAATTTCAGCCTGATTCCTGGTCTGGATAGAGTGGATCTCATCATCAGTGACGGGTTCGGCAAAGATGTACATGAACGGAGTTTGGGCGTCTCGGGTCTCAAAGTGAAGACGAATGGACCTTTCGGGGAACTTCGCCGTGACCTTGTCTAGAATTTTGTTCCACAATGCGAGACTCAGACGGAACTCTGTGTCACCCAATGCCGTGTCATACTGGCCATGTAGTGTTTGGTCCATTTCCGGTAAGCTGACGTACTGGAATCCAAAGATACGCTCAATGTTGTGAAAGGCAACGAAGATACCATCCATACGGCCAATTCGCACCTGAAGAGAGTATTTTAGAAAAGCCGCTCGGATCATGTCGTAAAACTCGCGTTCGTAGGATTCAAATGCGCCGTAGCGGTTTTGAATTTCATAACCGAGACCACGTTCGAAGTTACGGGCGTCCATCCGAATGGAGACTACAGCCCTCGTTTTGAGATCGAACATGCCAGTTCCAGGAAGCCTGGGGTCATACGCATCCAACTGAGATCTCATGAGGAAATCACCAAGTGTAGAATAATGATAGGACTCGGGAATAGcctgttcctcctcggcAGAGATCTTGTTCTCACTCGACCGCCTGTAGCGTTCGAAATCATCCTTCGGTAAGGTAAGGAGTTTCTCCATTGACTTTCCCAAGTTCATTAGAATATTGGCAGACTCAAACTCTTTGTCAGCGTCGATGGCATAAACCCCATCTTGGTACCGGAGAAACATGGCTGAAGGAGCACGCAGGAGACGTGTAAAGGATCTTAATTTATCCGGAAAGCCCTGGGACAAGGTTCGAATATCAACTCCCCTCCATGCGGAAAGGAGATAATGAAAGTGTGACAACACGGAGGTCATGCTCGAAGATGATCCTATgtacttctttttctccttcaccGCTATATCCCGGAGCGTGTGGTCCTTGGAAGAGGTAATATAGTCCTTCAAAGCATCAAAATCGAATTCAGTGACG
This DNA window, taken from Aspergillus flavus chromosome 5, complete sequence, encodes the following:
- a CDS encoding mitochondrial protein Pet127-domain-containing protein is translated as MLRASLRSVSDPLREHVCISCLAQRLGGRTRLRLYSNTPYRANSGIEDASARVISESLSALEKSPPPQKDQKSRSPGEHSKHKKRLNSLKSTSSARDDEAATTKSDDDTTSPAEDGEPSKDQSVHTAGKGSKKATGKARKMSAMKTRRALAKEKQKTKASKDHSEQKEQLAAATQEDPTSRIKSSLQSIVSHLDSTKATSVREQESPKNLSFVMSSIYAKESGKVESKDLQLNPLDVETAPVPRLSFGLERVLFNPGVYHLRDPRSRVYNFDPYLGQIMPVTEFDFDALKDYITSSKDHTLRDIAVKEKKKYIGSSSSMTSVLSHFHYLLSAWRGVDIRTLSQGFPDKLRSFTRLLRAPSAMFLRYQDGVYAIDADKEFESANILMNLGKSMEKLLTLPKDDFERYRRSSENKISAEEEQAIPESYHYSTLGDFLMRSQLDAYDPRLPGTGMFDLKTRAVVSIRMDARNFERGLGYEIQNRYGAFESYEREFYDMIRAAFLKYSLQVRIGRMDGIFVAFHNIERIFGFQYVSLPEMDQTLHGQYDTALGDTEFRLSLALWNKILDKVTAKFPERSIRLHFETRDAQTPFMYIFAEPVTDDEIHSIQTRNQAEIDAYQRRVLNLAPSEEEDVPSTDGKEELQPSSSSDKQERSVDEETRSSEVGPDDYEAEYDSSAPLDEAFISEVENEVAEKAPNNGRELLAMTLVTKNFVNGRIVDRPNDLKTYDEWNVEYELSELKGEKAHALYAACQKRREKALTGRGEDEQDVANNVYIRRLREISKKGRDYRRNENRLDKANGIVVLDDSA